CAAATTGCCAACGTTCAGGCTGGCACCGGCAGCAACAACGTCATTCCAGGCGATCTGTTTGTGCAGTTCAACTTCCGCTTTAGCACCGAAGTGACTGACGAAGACATCAAACAGCGCGTGATTGCCCTGCTCGATAAATACCAATTGCGTTATACCCTCGACTGGTGGCTTTCAGGCCAACCGTTCCTGACATCACGCGGGAAACTGGTTGATGCGGTGGTAAATGCCGTTGAGCACTATAATGAAATTAGACCGCAGCTGTTAACCACCGGCGGCACATCCGACGGGCGTTTTATTGCCCGCATGGGTGCTCAAGTGGTGGAACTGGGGCCGGTGAACGCAACCATTCACAAAATAAATGAATGTGTTAATGCCGCTGACCTGCAACTTCTTGCCCGGATGTATCAACGTATTATGGAACAGCTCGTCGCTTGATGGGCTTCATTCAATCATCGCCAGGTAAATTGGCGTTGTCGCAAGGCGAAAGAGAGGTATTGGCATGGAATGGCTATCGCACTACTGGTGGGTTATCGTACTGGTGCTTCTGCTCGGTATCTTCCTTAATGTAATTAAGGATTTGAAGCGTATTGACCCGAAAAAGTATATGGCAAATAAACCGGATCTTCCCCCGCATCGTGACTTCAATCATAAGTGGGATGACGAAGACGATTTTCCTAAGAAAAAGCCTTAGTTTTCCCTCGTCCCTCTTCAGTGGGAGAGGGCAAATAGTTGATCTGGCTCTATCTCTCCAGGAGAGGGCTCTTATATCGATCTCGCTCTGACAATCTTTCAGGGTGAGATCTATAAGTTGCTGAGGTTTCCGTTCACCCAAGCGTTTGGTTTTTCCATGTAATAACGGCTTACGGTGAACGTGCCATGGGAATTACGCCATTCCCCTGGCGACCCCGGCGCCCGGCAAGTAAATCGCCGCTAAAGCGGTAAACCCCAGTTTTTCCCCAACATTCAGGGTCGTTCGCGACTCGTTCCTGACGATCGCTCTCTCACGTGGTTCCCGACCACGTGACCCTGACTGTTGGGGAAAAACTGGGGCGATTTAAGCCGGGAACAAGAGCGTTGCTGTAAGTTTCAGGAATATTGTAGCGTTGGCTTTGCTGAAAAATATAAAGCAATGCCGTGCAAAAGTAATAATACAGAGTGGAAGCAAGGGTTTTGGGTCCGGCTTAAATCGCCTCCCTTTTTCCTGATTTTTAGGGTCGAGCCGTCGGGAACGGCGAGAGGTTGTGATCCGTCGGGAACGAGTCACAACCGGCCCTAAAAATCAGGAAAAAGGGAGGTTTACCGCTTGCGGCGATTTATTGCCGGGAGCCGGGATTCGAAAGGGTGTGGCGGCGAACACCCTTTCGACGTTCACCAGTTCGGTTACTGCATAGAACACTGGGCATCGGGTGAACGGAAACTCCCGAAACTGACAGAGTGAATATCATCTGCACTCAACTGAAATTTATGACTAAGAGGCAACCCCTGCACGGGATTCCCCTCTACAGAAATTCAACAATATCGTCGTCTTTTGGCGTACTGCCGCTCAGTGCCTCATCAAAATAGTGCTTCGGCACCGTATAACGCAGATGATCCAGGGCAATCTGAATACTACGGTCATCAATCGCATGCCCTAAATCGTCAATCACATCCAGCGTCACATCGCCACCCGCCTGCGTTAATGCTTCCGACGCATCAAAAGCGTGTTTAACGTCCACAACCTTATCGTCATCGCCATGAATTAAATGGATGGTGGTTAAGGTTGAAGCGGTTTTTGGCAACTGCGCATAACGTCCGTTAAACGCCACGACGCGCGAAGCGAGCCCTGGCTCGGCTTTTACTCCCTCAAGCGCCATGATTGCCCCTTGCGAAAAACCAATCAACGCCGTCGCATTCGCCGTAATACCGCTCTGTTTTTGCCAGTGGCGCACCACTTCAATAAACGTCGGCATAATGGCGTCTACTCGCTGCTGGCGATTTTCTTCGCTAACACCCGCCACGGAAAACCATTCGCGCCCCTGATACGGGCCGCTTGGAGCGGGGCCGCCAATACTGACCACCAGCGCATCAGGAAAATGCGGCGCAAACCAGCTCCCGATTTCACCCATTGCAACGGGGTTATCACCAACGCCATGAAACAAAAGCAGCAGTTGTTTTGCAGGTGCCGCAGGGCTTTGGACAACAAAATGATCATGTTTCATGGTTTTCTCCTCACGTTTATGGCGTTGACTATACGCTGGCTATCCGTGATGACCATGGCATTTGATTGAACGACTTAGTGGAAAAATTGCAATTGCAAAAGCCGGTTTTTCAGGGCAATGCTTTGTTGCTCATCGCATTTTTCCAGCGCCTTTTGGGCTTCCTGGCGCATCACCGCCAACAAAGCCTTGCGCCCGGAAATCCGCCATTGCTGGCAAAGCACATCCACGCTCAGGCGTTGTTGTACCCGCCCGCGCAAAGCATTGAGCGGCAGATCGCAGGCCAGTAATAAACGATTTAGCGAACCTAAACATGCCTCCAGCGGGCGATGCCCGAAGGCGAAACCTGCGAGTTCCAGCCAGTCATCACTGTTTAGCGTAGCCTCTTCGCAAGAAATAACCGGTAATGGATGGTCAATCCACGGCTGTAACCAGTGAATATCCCGCTTTAAGCGCTGTTGTTCGTGGCGGGTTAGCGCCTTCCCACGCTCAGTTAGCGGGAGTAACGCCATCGCCGCATAACACCCGCTGCTGGCCTCACGATGGCTGCCGACACGCACCAGTACGAAGCCACAACTTTCCCAAAAGCGCCAGAGTTCATCGGTGAAACCAAAGCTGACCGAGAGATAATCGGCGGCGAACTGCGCCTGCGTTTTCACATAAGCGATCATCTGCTGGCCAATTTGCTGACGCTGACGTAACGGATGCACCGCAATTCGGCTGACGCGCAACCCTTTAAGCGTTGCGGCTAGCGGGCTACCGCCGTGTGCCGCCAGCGATTGTGCAACTAAATTCCCCCGAGGGCGCCTGAACCCCGCCCACACTGCCTGGCTCAGATTTTCATCAAGGCCCCCC
This genomic window from Buttiauxella gaviniae contains:
- a CDS encoding YpfN family protein, which codes for MEWLSHYWWVIVLVLLLGIFLNVIKDLKRIDPKKYMANKPDLPPHRDFNHKWDDEDDFPKKKP
- the ypfH gene encoding esterase; this encodes MKHDHFVVQSPAAPAKQLLLLFHGVGDNPVAMGEIGSWFAPHFPDALVVSIGGPAPSGPYQGREWFSVAGVSEENRQQRVDAIMPTFIEVVRHWQKQSGITANATALIGFSQGAIMALEGVKAEPGLASRVVAFNGRYAQLPKTASTLTTIHLIHGDDDKVVDVKHAFDASEALTQAGGDVTLDVIDDLGHAIDDRSIQIALDHLRYTVPKHYFDEALSGSTPKDDDIVEFL